In the genome of Perca fluviatilis chromosome 4, GENO_Pfluv_1.0, whole genome shotgun sequence, one region contains:
- the tamm41 gene encoding phosphatidate cytidylyltransferase, mitochondrial, whose product MTLPALHNTGVLYRRILSQFPQDISLAFAYGSGVFKQHGTNQGQMDKNMLDFVFAVDDPVTWHTMNLLQNRKHYSILKLLGPTMISSIQNEHGASVYYNTLVPVEERIIKYGVISTDSLIDDLMHWKTMYVAGRLHKPVKMMVQNENGKLRAALVANLKSAVIASFLMLPESFTEEDLFLQIAGLSYAGDFRMVIGEDKSKVTNIVKDNIQHFRILYSNILRDCPQVVYKPQQGKLEVDKSPEGQFIQLMALPRTLQQRITKLVDPPGKNRDVEEILLQIAQDPDCGAVVQQGISSIVKYSSITQSIKGIATAGMWKTVSYSSKKLMKMWKGWRRKPSVSQMS is encoded by the exons ATGACTCTTCCAGCTTTGCACAACACCGGCGTGCTTTATAGACGGATTTTATCACAGTTTCCTCAGGACATCAGTTTAGCTTTTGCCTATGGATCTGGCGTTTTCAAACAACACGGGACCAACCAAGGTCAAATGGAC AAGAACATGCTGGACTTTGTGTTTGCGGTGGATGACCCAGTGACGTGGCACACCATGAATCTGCTGCAAAATCGCAAACACTACTCCATCCTCAAGCTGTTGGGGCCCACGATGATCAGCTCTATACAAAATGAACACGGCGCTTCCGTATACTACAACACGCTGGTGCCTGTGGAGGAGAGg ATAATCAAATATGGTGTGATTAGTACGGATTCTCTCATAGATGACCTGATGCACTGGAAGACCATGTATGTTGCTGGACGCCTTCACAAACCA GTGAAAATGATGGTGCAGAATGAGAATGGAAAGCTCCGTGCTGCTCTGGTGGCCAACCTGAAGAGTGCTGTGATAGCCTCCTTCCTCATGCTGCCAGAGAGCTTCACTGAGGAAGACCTCTTCCTGCAGATAGCTGGTCTTTCTTATGCTG GGGATTTTAGAATGGTGATCGGAGAAGATAAATCCAAGGTAACAAATATCGTCAAAGACAACATTCAACACTTCCGGATTCTGTACAGCAACATCTTACGGGACTGCCCTCAAGTGGTGTACAAACCTCAACAAGGGAAACTAGAG GTTGACAAAAGCCCAGAGGGCCAGTTTATCCAGCTGATGGCATTGCCTCGGACCCTCCAGCAAAGGATCACAAAGCTGGTCGATCCTCCGGGGAAAAACCGAGACGTAGAGGAGATTCTACTGCAGATTGCTCAGGACCCAGACTGCGGAGCTGTTGTACAACAAG GTATTTCATCTATTGTGAAATACTCCAGTATAACACAGAGTATCAAAGGCATTGCTACAGCTG GCATGTGGAAGACAGTGTCATACAGCTCCAAGAAACTGATGAAGATGTGGAAGGGTTGGAGGAGGAAGCCGTCTGTCTCTCAGATGTCCTGA